The window CCTCTGCTCGTCCTTCCGTGGCCTGGAAGAAATTCTGGAAAAACAGTCCTTGCCCCTTGACCCACGCCTGGAGACGCTGCTCTGCAGGCGGCGGTGGCTGTACTTCTTTCGGATCGTCGACTCTCTCCTGCGCTGCAAGCGGAACCGACAACGACAGCGTCAGCAATCCCGCCAGGCGGGTTCTTCCGTTTGTCATGAGCCCTCCGGATTCAGACATCGTTCAGGTGCCTCGTGGCGACCATTCTCGCACGCGTCTCCCTCTTGCGATCGAAAGGACGCCGAGAAACGCCGCTGCATTCACGAGACAGAAGTAATAAGGAATCGAGAAAACCTTCCATTCTCCACCTCGAGTCTTCCTGAGAAGCGCACCCGCAATTGCGAGCCCATAGAAGGTGATCTGGAACAGCAACAGGACCAGAAACCAGGGACCCGCGATCGACAACATCGCGGTGGAAAGCAATAGAAGCACCAGAAAGAATGGTACGAAGTGACGAATCAGCTTGTGTGAGAGCAGCTCCACCGAGTAGAAGCCCGACGTCCAGAGCGCGCTCCCGAGCTTCAGCAGAGCCAGGACGCTGTGATTGGTCACCCGGATTTTGCGGCGAAATTCATTACTACCCTCGGCGGGTGCCTCCTCCAATGCCACCGCCTCGGGATCGAAGATGAGCCGGAAGCCCTGCAGAACGACTCGCGTGGAGATGGCGATGTCGTCCGCCTGGGCCGGATCGGCAATCGGTACGTAGAGGCTTTTCCTGACGGCATAAAGACTGCCGTCGGCCGCAAACATGCTTCCGATCGTGCTCTCCAGCTCCTTCTGCCACTGATCCCAGCGCCAGTAGAGATTTTCTCCCTGCTCGGTCGTGTCTGTCCCCGACCGGACGATGTATTTCTTCTTTCCCGAAACGCCTCCGACCGCATCGTCCGCAAACGCTCGCACGAGCAACCTCACCGCATCGGGACGCAGCTCGACATTGGCGTCGGTGAAGATGATAATTTCGCTCTCTGCTGCCGCGACACCGCTGTTCAGGGCACCCGCCTTCCCGCTTCGAGGAAGCGAAAGAAGTCGGACACCATTCTGATCATGACGACGGATGATCTCCTCGGTCGAATCCGTCGAGCCGTCCGAGACGAACAGCACTTCGAGGCGATCCCGTGGATAGTCCAGATCGTGGCAGTTCCGAATCTTCCGCTCGACCACATTCTCTTCGTTGAATACCGGAATGATGATCGTCACCGACGGAGTGACGTCAACACGCGACACCGGATGTGGTCGCAGCCGTGCCATCAGAAAGATCAACAGGGGATAGCCGGCGTACACGTAGGCGACGACCAGGGCCGATCCGAAAAAGAGCGTCAGCAGAACGATCTCGATCACGATCGTCTCCGCTCCATCAGGTCTTCGTAAGTCTGGAGGATCGTTCGTGCCACGTTCGACCAGGAAAACCGTTCTTTCGCTTCCTTTCGCGCTGCCGAGCCGAGCCTTCGCGCCAGATCGTCGTCATTGAGCAGAGCCGTGATCGCGTCCGACAAGGAATCCGGCTCGTCCGGTTCTACCAGAAGGCCGGTTTCCCCGTCCCGGATGACCTCGGGCATAGCACCGACGCGTGTCGCCACGATCGGCACGCCGAACGTCTGAGCGAGTTGCAGCGCACCGCTCTGATAGATGGAGCGATAGGGGAAGACCGCAACGTCCGCCAGGTCCATCCATGCTCGAACATCCTCGGACGCGACGTACCGCGCGACGACTCGAAGATGCTCTTTCAATCCGCGCCGGTTTGCCTCTTCGAGGTAGGCATCGGTATCGAAACTCGCCGTCGGATAACCCGCGAGAACGAGGATCGCACCCTCCGTTCGAGCCTTCACCTTCGCGAATGCCTCGAGGAGAAGGTCGAGTCCTTTGTATAGAGAAAGAGTGCCGAAGAAGAGGACGACGCGCTGCGTGGGGTGGAGTGCGAGCTCTTCCCGAAGGCGTTCCGGGGTCGACTCGGGGGAGGCCAGGTCGTGAAAAATCCGTTCATTGCCATGAACGATTCGTACGACGCTCTCGGCGCTCGCGGGAAACGTGCGGGAAAACTCGTCGGCGTTGACGTCATAGTGAACGAAGATCGCGTCGAACTGCCGATACGTTCTGGAGTAGAACGACCGCTCGAAACGGGAGATCTCGAACGTTCCGGTCGAGCCGGCGCCTCCGGAGAAGGGATTGATATTGTGGCAGATGTCCGCGAGCAACGGCGCCTGCCTCCGGAGCATCCGGACCGGCAGGAGATCCATTGCGAACCGGATGTCGCCGAGCTGAACGACGTCGGGGCGAAGGCGGCGGATGATGAGAAAGATCCGCAGCCACTCCCGATAATGGATCACCGCACGAACGACACGCCGGAGACGACGGACTAGCAGTGAGTGGCGTTCCCGAGCGGGTTTCGGATCCCACAGATGGAGAGATCGCTTCAGGGTGAACGGGTGCTCGAGGGCTTCGAGCTCGTAGTGGCGATCCGTGAGGAGGGTGACCGATGCGCCCAGCTCGTGCATCGCCCGGCAGAGCTGCCAGGAGTAATGAATCATCCCCCCTTTCCCAGCAGGCTCGATCACCACGATTTTCATCGATCTCCCTCGTGCCTTCCGCTCGATTCACGAAGAACGGCGGAGTAGAGGTTCTCGAGTCGATTGAACCACGCATCGATTGAAAAATCCCGTTCGACTTTCGTACGGGCAGCCTCTGCGGTCCGGTCTCTCCATGATGAGTCCCCGAGAGCTCGGTCGATTGCGTCAGCGAGAGCTTTCTCATCGCCCGGAGGTACGAGCAGTCCGGTCCGTTCATCCTCGACGATCTCCGGGACCCCACCGACCTCACTCGCGATGACGGGCACACCGGCAGCGAAGGCTTCGAGGAGAACCGTCGGAAACGCGTCCCGTAGTGTCGGCAGAACGAAAAGATCCGCTTCGGCGAGAATTGCGGCGACATCGCGGCGGAACCCCGTCCAGCGGACCGATCGGCTAATCCCCAGATCGTTTGCCATTCTCTTCCACTCGTCGGACATCGGACCGTCTCCGACGACGACCAGAATGCAATCGCCTCGTCGATCGAGCACCTCTCGTGCCGCGCGAAGCAGAGTGTCGATCCCCTTGTCGCGGCGCAGCACCGCCACGGTCGCGATCACCGAGGCCTGGCTCCCGATTCCGAGCTCCTGCCGGATCGAACCGTCAGTTTCCATGGGGCCCGGCTCGAGATCGATGCCGTTGTGAACGATGGCGATTTTCGAGCCGTCGAGCGACGTGCTCCTCTCCCATTCGTGGCCGAGGGCATGGGAAACGACGACAACTCTGGCGGAGAACCGGTTGAGGAGGAAGACCATCAGACGCTGCCGAATGGATTCGCGGAGTCCGCCGGCGTGGGAGGGTGGGATGTGCAGCGAGGCGACGAAAGGGACGCGATGGCGCCGAGCGATGAGCGATCCCCAGATCGCGGCATAGGCGAGATGCGCATGAATGAGCTCCGGCCGGAGATTGCGGACGAGGCGCGACAGACGTCGCATCGCCCCTGCGTCGCGGAGGTTCCGCGCGTCGAGATTCACGACGTTGACCGACGCCGAGCGCAGCTCCTGCTCGAGCGGATTCCCGCCGATCGTCGTACGCGCACAGATCGTGAGCTCGACTGCCCGTTTCCGGGCAGCTCTCGCGAATGGAAGGACGAGGGCCTCCGCTCCTCCCATCGTCAGCGAATCGATCAGCCAGAGAAGACGGTACGGACCGCCGCGCGGAACCGCGCCTGCATCGCCGTCCATGGCATTTGGCTGCGCCATCCGTGCTCCTCCTTTCCGGCATCTTTCTCTCCCCCCGCGAGAAATGCCTCGAACATCGGCCGAAGCAGTGCGCGGTCGATACCCGCCTCTCGGATGTACGCCTCCAGATACGTTCCGACCACCGACGAAGCCCTCGAGTCGCGAGCAAACGCATTCTCGAATCGATCCAGCGGGTTTTCCGGGAACCATGAGGGGGCGTTCATCGCGAAGAGCAGCGGCAGCGTGAAGAGATCGTGCCAGAGGGGACCGCTGAGCGAGGCCCGCTCCCAGTCGACGACCCCGGAGAGCTCGCCGTCATTGCCAAAAAGAAGGTTTCTGGCCCAGAGATCACCGTGAACGACGACCCCCCGCTCGGTGGGCGGTTTCTCGAGCGCCATCGCCTCTTCCGTCGCATCCGAAAGGGTTCCTCGAGATGTTCCGACCGTCTCGCGGTGCAACCGACCGAGCCACGCTCCAGCTCGGACCAGATGTTTCCGATGCGACCGCAACGGCCGCAGGGATCGTTGCATGGAGATCCAGAGAGGCTGGCCTTCGAGCGGGGAGAGTACCAGGATCTCGTGCTCGCCCGATTCGCCGTACTCGACCACTCGAGGAATCTTCGACGCGACAGCATCGTCCGAGCTCTGCAGCCGCCCGAGCACGCGTGCTTCGTTGGCGAGAGGAACGCCAGCGGAGGAGCGCTTCCGGAGCTTCACGACGCTCGACAGACGACCATCCCGGAATGTGAAAATCGTGCTCCGGGCACGTTCACCTCCCTCGTAGTCGCGCAGAAGAAGCCATTCCGTATCCTCAGGGGGAAGCGTTGCATCGGCGAGATCCGGAATGTCCGACTCGTCTGCGATCAGCGAGAGCGGCGAAGAATGAGCGATCTCCCTCGACTCTCCCTTCAGCGTGATGTTGCCCCCGATCGCCGCAAGACGACGTCCGCGAGAGTGAATCGACGTCAGATTTCGCTTCGCGAACTCCCTCGCAGCTTTCGCATCGGCGGGGAAGACTATCCGTCCGGTCTCCACGACTCTCATCCCTGCTCCCCTTCGCGGACATCGGTCTCCGTTGATCGGTTTCGCTTCAGCGGAAGCGCCGCGATCAGCTCGGTGAAGAGATATCTGTCGACGAGCCATGTGACGATCCCGTATGCCGCGCCGCACAGAACGATGAGCAGGAGGAGGGTGATGACCGGGCTCGGTTGCCCGATGAATCGAAGAAGCAGGAGGCCGGTGGAGACCAGCGCGAGACCGCCGGCAAGAGACGTTCGCAGCGATCGGAGCAGCTCCTCCCATCGGAACCCGAGCAGCCGCTTCACCACCACGAGGTTGAGCGTCGCGGTGCCTGCGGTTACCAGTGCCATGGTCATTGCGACTTCTTCGACTCCTGAAGAGCCCGCGAGAATCAGCGCAGGGAGCAGAATTGCGGCCTTGACGAGACCCAGAACCGCGAGCAAGCCTGACCGGCCCGTAGCCTTCAGGACGTCGCCCGCATGAGTTCCGAGCGATCGAAGTCCGGCGTAAATCGCGAGCCACTGCAGGAGCGGTACAGCGTCTGCCCACTTCGCACCAAAGAAGACCGTGACGAGAGGCCCGGCGGAGACGAATAGTCCGGCCGCCATCGGAACCGTCACGAACGACACGTAACGCAACGCTTTCAGATAGGCGTGACGCAGTCCTTCACCGGAGTGCTGCATTTTCGAAAACGCCGGGAAAAGCACCTTGCTCGCGACCCACAGAATCACGCTGACCGAAGCCTCGGGGATTTTGTAGGCGATCTGGTAGAGACCGAGGGCGCGGGCGCCGATCATCCGGCCCACGATCAGGAGGTCCGAGTGATGAACGACTGCCGCGATGACATTCACCCCGATGATTCCCCTCCCGTATCGCAGCATCGGGAGGAGAAGATCGCGAGGGAAGCCGAGCGTCGGCCGCCATGGAACGATCATCCACGCTCCGATGGTCCACACGGTCAGCCCGGCGAGGTGTCCCCAGACGAGACTCCAGGCCCCCAGACCTGCAAACGCGAGGACGATCGAGATCACCGCTTTGGTCGACGTGAGGCCGAGCTCGGGAATCATGCGAGCCTTGAAACGAAGGTCTTTCTGGGCGAGAGCGTCGTGCGTATTGCCCGCGAACTTCACCAGAAAGGCCAGCGCGAGCACGCGAATGATCGCTTCCGCCTCCGGACTATTGAAAAAGTCGGCAATGAGAGGGGCGAGGGCGATCGTACCGCCACACCACAGCATTCCCATCACGATGTTGATCACGAAGGTGACCTGCGCGGCGTCATCGCGCCGCTCCGGCCAGTAGATCAGCGCCACCGTGGTCCCGAGATCGCCGATGGTCTCGGCGTACGTGATGTAGACCAGCGCGAATGCGAGCAGCCCGAAGTCAGTCGGAGCGAGGAGTCTGGCGAGAACCGCGAGACTCAGCAGCGAGATGATCCTCGTGCCGGCA is drawn from Acidobacteriota bacterium and contains these coding sequences:
- a CDS encoding lipopolysaccharide biosynthesis protein, whose amino-acid sequence is MRTAVTLRAALWAFASTAGTRIISLLSLAVLARLLAPTDFGLLAFALVYITYAETIGDLGTTVALIYWPERRDDAAQVTFVINIVMGMLWCGGTIALAPLIADFFNSPEAEAIIRVLALAFLVKFAGNTHDALAQKDLRFKARMIPELGLTSTKAVISIVLAFAGLGAWSLVWGHLAGLTVWTIGAWMIVPWRPTLGFPRDLLLPMLRYGRGIIGVNVIAAVVHHSDLLIVGRMIGARALGLYQIAYKIPEASVSVILWVASKVLFPAFSKMQHSGEGLRHAYLKALRYVSFVTVPMAAGLFVSAGPLVTVFFGAKWADAVPLLQWLAIYAGLRSLGTHAGDVLKATGRSGLLAVLGLVKAAILLPALILAGSSGVEEVAMTMALVTAGTATLNLVVVKRLLGFRWEELLRSLRTSLAGGLALVSTGLLLLRFIGQPSPVITLLLLIVLCGAAYGIVTWLVDRYLFTELIAALPLKRNRSTETDVREGEQG
- a CDS encoding glycosyltransferase family 4 protein is translated as MKIVVIEPAGKGGMIHYSWQLCRAMHELGASVTLLTDRHYELEALEHPFTLKRSLHLWDPKPARERHSLLVRRLRRVVRAVIHYREWLRIFLIIRRLRPDVVQLGDIRFAMDLLPVRMLRRQAPLLADICHNINPFSGGAGSTGTFEISRFERSFYSRTYRQFDAIFVHYDVNADEFSRTFPASAESVVRIVHGNERIFHDLASPESTPERLREELALHPTQRVVLFFGTLSLYKGLDLLLEAFAKVKARTEGAILVLAGYPTASFDTDAYLEEANRRGLKEHLRVVARYVASEDVRAWMDLADVAVFPYRSIYQSGALQLAQTFGVPIVATRVGAMPEVIRDGETGLLVEPDEPDSLSDAITALLNDDDLARRLGSAARKEAKERFSWSNVARTILQTYEDLMERRRS
- a CDS encoding glycosyltransferase family 4 protein, producing MAQPNAMDGDAGAVPRGGPYRLLWLIDSLTMGGAEALVLPFARAARKRAVELTICARTTIGGNPLEQELRSASVNVVNLDARNLRDAGAMRRLSRLVRNLRPELIHAHLAYAAIWGSLIARRHRVPFVASLHIPPSHAGGLRESIRQRLMVFLLNRFSARVVVVSHALGHEWERSTSLDGSKIAIVHNGIDLEPGPMETDGSIRQELGIGSQASVIATVAVLRRDKGIDTLLRAAREVLDRRGDCILVVVGDGPMSDEWKRMANDLGISRSVRWTGFRRDVAAILAEADLFVLPTLRDAFPTVLLEAFAAGVPVIASEVGGVPEIVEDERTGLLVPPGDEKALADAIDRALGDSSWRDRTAEAARTKVERDFSIDAWFNRLENLYSAVLRESSGRHEGDR
- a CDS encoding glycosyltransferase family 2 protein; this encodes MIEIVLLTLFFGSALVVAYVYAGYPLLIFLMARLRPHPVSRVDVTPSVTIIIPVFNEENVVERKIRNCHDLDYPRDRLEVLFVSDGSTDSTEEIIRRHDQNGVRLLSLPRSGKAGALNSGVAAAESEIIIFTDANVELRPDAVRLLVRAFADDAVGGVSGKKKYIVRSGTDTTEQGENLYWRWDQWQKELESTIGSMFAADGSLYAVRKSLYVPIADPAQADDIAISTRVVLQGFRLIFDPEAVALEEAPAEGSNEFRRKIRVTNHSVLALLKLGSALWTSGFYSVELLSHKLIRHFVPFFLVLLLLSTAMLSIAGPWFLVLLLFQITFYGLAIAGALLRKTRGGEWKVFSIPYYFCLVNAAAFLGVLSIARGRRVREWSPRGT
- a CDS encoding phosphotransferase, whose amino-acid sequence is MRVVETGRIVFPADAKAAREFAKRNLTSIHSRGRRLAAIGGNITLKGESREIAHSSPLSLIADESDIPDLADATLPPEDTEWLLLRDYEGGERARSTIFTFRDGRLSSVVKLRKRSSAGVPLANEARVLGRLQSSDDAVASKIPRVVEYGESGEHEILVLSPLEGQPLWISMQRSLRPLRSHRKHLVRAGAWLGRLHRETVGTSRGTLSDATEEAMALEKPPTERGVVVHGDLWARNLLFGNDGELSGVVDWERASLSGPLWHDLFTLPLLFAMNAPSWFPENPLDRFENAFARDSRASSVVGTYLEAYIREAGIDRALLRPMFEAFLAGGEKDAGKEEHGWRSQMPWTAMQARFRAAVRTVFSG